A genomic region of Palaemon carinicauda isolate YSFRI2023 chromosome 22, ASM3689809v2, whole genome shotgun sequence contains the following coding sequences:
- the LOC137616283 gene encoding ceramide synthase 2-like, with translation MMSAVKSYVDVFISPSTQQYIVNDSMVGIWWHKLTAKIWATDLWLPKGLTWHDLQSTKEFTYPDANAVFIYPLLFSVVIILLKFFILDPFILIPIATSAGIANKKSKPPPTNKTLEKLYKNYGTKPPQNDLVLVAQELEVTQRYVERWLRLKRNSERFTKYGKFVDCGFHLVGHTVITIYGLLVLSDKPWLWEIDLCWKDYPRHNITPDLWWYYMIGLSYYWASTFFQMFSIGGERSDAVQMMLHHFSTVILIAFSWVINFVRVGTLILLVHECADIPLIAAKMCKYAGIDAPTDILFVIFLLVWLYTRCYLYPFWILHSIFFEAPILHGIPVVIFCKGLVLALMVLNLIWTGLIARIIIKKFTGGSLEDIRSDADDVSDDDLDDVKRKGD, from the exons atgATGTCAGCTGTCAAGAGTTACGTGGACGTCTTCATTAGTCCTTCTACACAACAATACATCGTTAATGATAGCATG GTTGGTATTTGGTGGCACAAGCTTACCGCAAAGATTTGGGCAACTGACCTGTGGTTGCCTAAAGGACTTACATGGCATGATCTTCAATCTACCAAAGAGTTTACGTACCCAGACGCTAATGCAGTGTTTATTTATCCCTTGTTATTTAGCGTTGTCATTATTCTACTGAAGTTCTTTATACtggatccttttatcttaattCCCATAGCTACTTCAGCAGGCATTGCTAATAAGAAATCGAAACCACCACCAACTAACAAAACGTTAGAGAAGTTATACAAAAATTATGGAACCAAACCACCGCAAAATGATCTGGTTTTAGTGGCTCAAGAGCTGGAGGTAACGCAGCGATACGTGGAAAGGTGGCTTCGCCTCAAACGCAATTCTGAACGTTTTACAAAATACGGAAAATTCGTCGATTGTGGTTTTCACCTTGTGGGTCACACTGTCATCACGATCTATGGTTTATTGGTCTTGTCTGACAAACCGTGGCTTTGGGAAATAGACTTGTGCTGGAAAGATTATCCTCGTCACAACATCACTCCTGATTTGTGGTGGTATTACATGATCGGTTTGTCGTACTATTGGGCTTCAACCTTTTTCCAGATGTTTTCTATCGGTGGGGAAAGATCCGATGCTGTGCAGATGATGTTGCATCATTTTTCTACCGTTATTCTCATAGCTTTCTCTTGGGTTATAAATTTCGTACGTGTGGGAACTCTCATACTGCTAGTTCACGAATGTGCTGATATTCCTTTGATTGCAGCTAAGATGTGCAAATACGCAGGGATAGATGCCCCCACTGATATTTTGTTTGTCATCTTCCTGTTAGTATGGCTTTATACTAGATGTTATTTATATCCATTTTGGATTCTGCATAGTATTTTCTTTGAAGCTCCCATATTACATGGCATTCCTGTGGTGATATTCTGCAAAGGATTGGTATTAGCTTTGATGGTATTGAATTTGATATGGACAGGATTAATTGCAcgtataataataaagaaattcacTGGGGGCTCCCTCGAAGACATTCGTTCTGACGCAGACGATGTTTCAGATGATGATTTAGACGATGTGAAAAGAAAGGGTGATTGA